The proteins below come from a single Elusimicrobiota bacterium genomic window:
- a CDS encoding redox-regulated ATPase YchF, with translation MKVGIIGLEYAGKKSLFSLLTGIKRDGYQQSKEEIGVVNVPDERIEYLAKFYNTEKKTYSKIEFYLLPSIEKGSQEKSKALLEAKEVDMFAIVVRQFTDDNVFHPL, from the coding sequence ATGAAAGTTGGAATTATCGGATTGGAATATGCAGGCAAAAAAAGCCTGTTTTCGCTTTTGACAGGCATAAAGAGGGACGGCTACCAGCAGTCCAAGGAAGAAATCGGCGTTGTTAATGTGCCCGACGAGCGCATAGAATACCTGGCAAAATTTTATAATACGGAAAAAAAGACTTATTCAAAAATAGAATTTTATTTACTTCCTTCGATCGAAAAAGGTTCCCAGGAAAAGTCTAAGGCGCTCCTGGAAGCAAAAGAAGTGGATATGTTCGCTATTGTTGTCAGGCAATTTACCGATGACAATGTTTTCCACCCGCT
- a CDS encoding MATE family efflux transporter: MRDFTEGSILKQLVYFTVPMLLANLLQAMYSVVDAIWVGRLIGHQAFAAVSTTVPMIFLLVSAIIGLAMATNILVGHAFGSKNMKYLSKVLTNSFISTGFLCIFISALGIIFSKPLLSLLNTPDEIKPMSNIFLTVTLSGLIFTFMYNWFSGVLRGLGDAKTPLYLLIVSTTLNIIIVPILIIGPGPIPKMGVAGSALGTIISNAIMIVVSYFLVLRKHALLNIRQWDFTIDWAIIKKIFTIGIPISLQMIVISLAGVLMVSLVNGFGTLVTAAYGIGMQLDNLAFMPVMAIGISVSSMVAQNLGALKFDRVKSIMKLSFVLSFFCAVFFFTLIYGFPRFIASIFTKEPAVIMLTVQYTRIVSFSYFLFSGIVILQGVVRGSGDTTIMLIFSIITMIFVRLFLAYALSKYTSLNEIGLWLAIPSSAFIGLLLHYWYYRSGRWKKRIGPRH; encoded by the coding sequence ATGAGAGACTTTACTGAAGGAAGTATATTAAAACAACTTGTTTATTTCACTGTACCAATGCTATTGGCAAATTTATTGCAGGCCATGTACAGCGTGGTTGACGCTATCTGGGTTGGCAGGCTGATAGGACACCAGGCGTTTGCCGCGGTTTCCACGACCGTCCCTATGATATTTTTGCTTGTATCTGCGATAATAGGCCTTGCTATGGCTACAAATATTCTTGTAGGCCATGCTTTTGGGTCTAAGAATATGAAATATTTGTCGAAAGTACTTACAAATTCGTTCATCAGCACGGGCTTTCTTTGCATTTTTATTTCTGCACTTGGAATAATTTTCAGTAAACCATTATTAAGCCTGCTTAACACGCCGGATGAAATCAAACCCATGTCCAATATATTTTTAACGGTTACTCTGTCCGGTTTGATTTTTACTTTCATGTATAACTGGTTCAGCGGAGTTTTAAGAGGCTTGGGGGATGCAAAAACGCCGCTTTACCTTTTAATAGTGTCTACCACTTTGAATATAATTATCGTTCCCATTCTTATTATCGGCCCCGGGCCCATTCCGAAAATGGGCGTTGCCGGTTCCGCTTTAGGCACGATAATTTCCAACGCCATAATGATAGTTGTTTCTTACTTCCTTGTTTTAAGAAAACATGCTTTACTGAATATAAGGCAGTGGGATTTTACGATTGACTGGGCCATAATTAAAAAAATATTTACTATCGGTATTCCCATTTCACTTCAGATGATTGTAATAAGTTTGGCAGGTGTGCTCATGGTATCGCTGGTTAACGGGTTTGGCACGCTGGTTACCGCCGCTTACGGCATAGGAATGCAGCTGGATAATCTTGCCTTTATGCCGGTAATGGCAATAGGTATCAGCGTTTCTTCCATGGTAGCCCAAAACCTGGGCGCCTTGAAATTTGACAGGGTAAAAAGCATAATGAAATTATCTTTTGTTTTATCGTTTTTTTGTGCTGTTTTTTTCTTTACGTTAATTTATGGGTTTCCGCGTTTCATCGCGTCTATTTTTACAAAAGAGCCTGCTGTAATTATGCTTACAGTGCAATATACAAGAATTGTCAGTTTTTCCTATTTTCTTTTTTCGGGCATCGTGATTCTCCAGGGGGTTGTGAGAGGATCCGGAGACACGACAATAATGCTTATTTTTTCTATCATAACTATGATATTTGTGCGCCTTTTCCTTGCATATGCCCTTTCGAAATATACTTCTCTTAATGAAATCGGCCTCTGGCTGGCAATTCCCAGCAGCGCCTTTATAGGCTTGCTCCTGCATTACTGGTATTACAGAAGCGGCCGCTGGAAAAAAAGAATCGGCCCGCGCCACTAA
- a CDS encoding N-acetylmuramoyl-L-alanine amidase produces MKKILFISLIFCFALPVFPAEKIQVISNGDLKGFYRIRVYNDIKYFSLKDISNVCSGGINWYKISGKVVFTLNTHHITFYLKSKDVLIDSNKYTLPFPTYMVSSDLYIPLDFFLSIKFAEASGHRVEYDPEQNILSFESAVNVYPPRVYSFEGFTQINFEMTEKLAYDIQKKAKNDYQVVFFRGKTVTDKLYFQNDHIKNISISNAHNQAMCRFKLTDGKLEIKPSYLENPLRLVLNISPPGVEVSTSGSEGLAIAGSTVPVAAVVIPKPEEKIQTIPAAGMPAKALTIVVDAGHGGDDPGAVGPNNSREKDINLAIAKGVAKLLSRDGYKIILTRQDDTFIPLVDRTQIANENNANFFVSIHCNSNSKKKQQGFEIYFLSENASDPDASAVVARENAVVKLEGNPTVKKEKIQTLLWAMVMNEYMNESSELCSYITEDVTSRIKINNRGIKQAGFYVLRGAQMPAVLIECAFLSNPKEEIKLRTRKFQKDMADSIYAGIKKYIYKKNLDR; encoded by the coding sequence GTGAAAAAAATTCTCTTTATATCCCTTATTTTTTGTTTTGCGCTGCCGGTTTTCCCGGCAGAAAAAATCCAGGTCATTTCCAACGGGGACCTGAAAGGCTTTTATCGCATCAGGGTTTACAACGATATAAAATATTTTTCGCTTAAAGACATTTCCAATGTCTGTTCCGGCGGAATTAACTGGTATAAGATTTCCGGAAAAGTTGTTTTCACCCTAAACACCCACCACATAACATTTTATCTAAAATCAAAAGACGTTTTAATCGATTCAAACAAATATACCTTGCCGTTTCCCACATATATGGTTTCAAGCGATCTTTACATACCCCTGGATTTTTTCCTGAGCATTAAATTCGCTGAAGCTTCCGGCCACAGGGTCGAATATGACCCGGAACAAAATATTCTAAGTTTTGAAAGCGCGGTCAACGTTTACCCGCCCAGAGTATATTCTTTTGAAGGTTTTACCCAGATCAATTTTGAAATGACTGAAAAACTGGCCTACGATATCCAGAAAAAAGCGAAAAATGACTACCAGGTTGTATTTTTCCGCGGCAAAACAGTTACCGACAAACTTTATTTCCAAAACGACCATATAAAAAATATTTCCATTTCTAATGCGCATAACCAGGCTATGTGCAGGTTTAAACTCACCGACGGCAAACTTGAAATAAAACCAAGCTATCTTGAAAATCCTTTGAGGCTTGTCTTAAATATTTCACCGCCCGGAGTTGAAGTGAGCACATCCGGTTCCGAAGGGCTTGCTATTGCGGGAAGCACTGTCCCCGTAGCGGCAGTTGTTATCCCAAAACCTGAAGAAAAGATACAAACCATTCCCGCGGCTGGTATGCCCGCAAAAGCGCTTACAATAGTCGTTGACGCCGGCCACGGCGGAGACGATCCCGGGGCGGTCGGCCCGAACAACTCCAGGGAAAAAGACATAAACCTGGCCATTGCAAAAGGAGTTGCAAAATTACTTTCCCGGGACGGTTATAAAATAATTCTTACCCGCCAGGACGACACTTTTATCCCTCTTGTCGACAGGACACAAATTGCCAACGAAAACAACGCTAATTTTTTCGTCTCCATACATTGCAATTCAAATTCTAAAAAAAAGCAGCAGGGTTTTGAAATATATTTCCTTTCAGAAAACGCCAGTGACCCCGATGCATCCGCTGTTGTGGCGCGGGAAAACGCTGTTGTAAAGCTTGAAGGAAACCCCACGGTAAAAAAGGAAAAAATTCAAACACTCCTTTGGGCTATGGTAATGAATGAATATATGAATGAGTCTTCGGAGCTTTGTTCTTACATTACCGAAGATGTTACGTCCAGGATAAAAATAAATAACCGCGGAATTAAGCAGGCCGGTTTTTATGTTTTAAGGGGCGCGCAAATGCCGGCGGTACTGATTGAATGCGCCTTTTTGTCCAATCCGAAAGAGGAAATTAAATTACGTACGAGAAAATTCCAGAAAGATATGGCCGACTCTATTTACGCGGGCATAAAAAAGTACATATACAAAAAAAATCTTGACCGGTAG
- the murI gene encoding glutamate racemase, whose amino-acid sequence MKVNNHLPVGVFDSGVGGLTVVKEIFKQLPNESLVYFGDTARVPYGNKSKEVVEKFSLQILNFLHKQRVKLIVVACNTASAYALETIRKNTKLPVLDVIEPGAKKAVEITCNDKIGIIGTEGTIKSQAYDKAVNRFADIRDVRIFSQACPLFVPLVEEGWADDSHKKIVKDVAKKYLTPLKRLKIDSLILGCTHYPWLENIIAEIMGKKVKLVSSAYETACSVKETLYGEGMLSELKTVQHKFFFSDAPEKAIMFGNKYSVKYMDATNVKKIDIEAYSPK is encoded by the coding sequence ATGAAAGTAAACAACCATCTTCCAGTCGGAGTTTTTGATTCGGGTGTAGGCGGCTTGACAGTTGTAAAAGAAATATTTAAACAACTCCCGAATGAATCCCTGGTATATTTCGGGGACACGGCCCGGGTGCCTTATGGCAACAAATCCAAGGAAGTTGTAGAAAAATTTTCACTTCAAATTCTTAATTTTCTACACAAACAAAGAGTCAAATTAATCGTGGTCGCCTGCAATACGGCGTCGGCCTATGCCCTTGAAACAATCAGAAAAAACACAAAACTGCCTGTTCTGGATGTAATAGAACCGGGAGCAAAAAAAGCAGTTGAAATAACCTGCAATGACAAAATCGGGATAATCGGCACTGAGGGAACTATAAAAAGCCAGGCCTATGACAAAGCGGTTAACAGATTTGCGGATATAAGAGACGTAAGGATCTTTTCCCAGGCCTGCCCGCTGTTTGTTCCTCTTGTCGAAGAAGGCTGGGCCGATGATTCGCATAAAAAAATAGTGAAGGATGTTGCTAAAAAGTATCTTACGCCGCTTAAGCGTTTGAAAATAGATTCCCTAATCCTGGGCTGCACCCATTACCCCTGGCTTGAAAATATTATAGCCGAAATAATGGGCAAGAAGGTAAAACTTGTAAGTTCCGCTTATGAAACAGCATGTTCTGTTAAAGAAACTCTTTACGGCGAAGGGATGCTTTCGGAACTTAAAACTGTACAGCATAAATTTTTCTTCAGTGACGCTCCTGAAAAAGCGATTATGTTCGGAAATAAATATTCCGTTAAATATATGGATGCAACTAACGTAAAAAAAATAGATATAGAGGCTTATAGCCCAAAATAA
- the queD gene encoding 6-carboxytetrahydropterin synthase QueD, protein MYSVTIITSFSGAHHLRNYKGKCENLHGHNWKVETTVSGTALNKSGLLLDFTDLKIIVNELLENFDHKHLNKVKPFDKLNPTSEIIAKYIHNEIKNRIQNDYSKLELSKIRITVWESDRQWASYTE, encoded by the coding sequence ATGTACAGCGTAACAATTATCACAAGTTTTTCCGGCGCGCACCATTTAAGAAACTATAAAGGCAAATGCGAAAACCTGCACGGGCATAATTGGAAGGTGGAAACGACTGTTTCCGGTACTGCTCTGAATAAAAGCGGGCTGCTCCTTGATTTTACGGATTTGAAAATAATCGTTAACGAGCTGTTGGAAAATTTCGACCACAAGCACCTGAATAAAGTAAAACCATTTGATAAACTCAACCCGACCTCGGAAATAATAGCAAAATACATCCATAATGAAATAAAAAACCGGATCCAGAATGATTATTCAAAGCTGGAATTGTCAAAAATAAGAATTACCGTTTGGGAAAGCGACAGGCAGTGGGCGAGTTATACAGAATGA
- the queC gene encoding 7-cyano-7-deazaguanine synthase QueC — protein sequence MKKAVILLSGGLDSATALYYAKAGGYKTHCLIFDYGQKHKKEIEQAKKIAKISGSQYSVIKFQLPWKGSSLTDKTKKIPSHKLNEIGRLGILPSTYVPARNTIFLSFGLSLAETIKARAIFIGANALDFSGYPDCRPKYFSAWSNLIKSLGLRSSKIKIAAPLIAKTKSEIVKLGLKLKVPYSLTWSCYAGGKKPCGNCDSCKLREKGFSELKLNDPSN from the coding sequence ATGAAAAAAGCAGTTATATTACTTTCCGGAGGGCTGGATTCTGCAACAGCTCTTTACTATGCGAAAGCCGGGGGTTATAAAACACATTGCCTGATTTTTGATTACGGCCAGAAACACAAAAAAGAAATTGAACAGGCAAAAAAAATAGCAAAAATATCCGGTTCGCAATATTCGGTTATAAAATTTCAACTTCCCTGGAAAGGCAGTTCTTTGACAGACAAAACGAAAAAAATTCCCAGTCATAAATTAAATGAAATAGGCAGGCTGGGAATTTTGCCTTCAACCTATGTGCCTGCAAGAAATACAATTTTCCTTTCTTTCGGGCTTTCTCTGGCAGAAACCATAAAGGCCCGGGCAATTTTCATAGGCGCAAACGCCCTTGATTTCAGCGGTTACCCGGATTGCAGGCCGAAATATTTTTCAGCCTGGTCAAACCTCATAAAATCCCTCGGGCTTCGCAGCAGCAAAATTAAAATTGCAGCGCCGCTTATAGCTAAAACAAAAAGTGAAATAGTAAAACTAGGGCTAAAACTCAAAGTCCCTTATTCTCTTACCTGGTCCTGTTATGCCGGCGGTAAAAAACCGTGCGGGAACTGTGACTCCTGCAAACTTAGAGAAAAAGGTTTTAGCGAACTGAAATTAAATGATCCAAGCAATTAA
- the queF gene encoding preQ(1) synthase, producing the protein MGKITKLNYDVRKVYEVTPEALQAIAYEYPGKKIEVTTSTDEFTCVCPWSGLPDFAKISITYVPDKKLVELKSLKMYLQSYRNAGIVHESVVNRILEDLVKCCAPQEMTVEALFNSRGGIITKVIAAYKK; encoded by the coding sequence ATGGGAAAAATAACAAAATTGAATTATGATGTAAGAAAAGTTTACGAAGTAACGCCGGAAGCGCTTCAAGCAATTGCTTATGAGTATCCGGGTAAAAAAATCGAGGTAACTACATCCACCGATGAGTTCACCTGCGTATGCCCCTGGAGCGGCCTGCCGGATTTTGCAAAAATCAGCATTACGTATGTACCGGACAAAAAACTTGTTGAATTGAAATCATTGAAAATGTATTTACAGTCCTACAGAAACGCCGGAATTGTGCACGAAAGCGTTGTAAACAGAATACTTGAAGATTTAGTTAAATGCTGTGCCCCGCAGGAAATGACGGTTGAAGCGCTTTTCAATTCCCGCGGCGGAATAATAACAAAAGTAATCGCAGCATATAAAAAATAG
- a CDS encoding UDP-N-acetylmuramate--L-alanine ligase, translating to MFKRFQHIHMIGLGGVGMSGISEVLINLGYKVSGSDKLCTETTKHLEKLGAKIFYCHKAGNVKNPDVVVTSTAIAKNNPEVVEAHKRKIPVIPRIEMLAEIARLKYTVAVAGTHGKTTTTSMTSLVLQYGGLDPTVVIGGRVKNFGSLGAKLGKGDFLVAEADESDGSFLKLSPTITIVTNIDDDHLDYYKTFENLKEAFIKHINSIPFYGFAILCVNDPVVKSILNRVTRKYFTYGLVPQGTNVDADFTAKNIKLGPQGSIFDVYSNKKLVGNFALNASGAHNVQNALSSICCGLELGISIQKIKNALKDFGGVGRRLEIKGRIGLAGEKEEIIFIDDYGHHPTEILATLKALKNSYPSKRVAAIFQPHRYSRTKILYKKFGKVFGNADLVRLCEIYPAGEKPLPGVSAKLILNEVKKHHKNIQLFNFDSFVKEIRPGDVVLTLGAGDVWKLNGKIQECAKK from the coding sequence ATGTTTAAACGATTTCAACATATTCACATGATAGGCCTAGGCGGGGTAGGGATGTCGGGAATTTCTGAAGTGCTTATAAACCTGGGCTACAAGGTCAGCGGTTCAGATAAGCTCTGTACTGAAACCACAAAACATCTTGAAAAACTGGGCGCAAAAATATTTTATTGCCATAAAGCGGGCAACGTTAAAAATCCTGATGTGGTCGTCACTTCCACTGCGATAGCAAAAAACAATCCCGAAGTTGTTGAAGCCCATAAGCGTAAAATTCCGGTTATCCCCCGCATAGAAATGCTTGCAGAGATTGCGCGTTTGAAATATACTGTAGCTGTTGCCGGAACCCATGGAAAAACTACTACAACCTCTATGACCTCCCTGGTTCTGCAGTACGGCGGGCTGGACCCCACTGTTGTAATAGGCGGGCGCGTAAAAAATTTCGGATCTTTAGGAGCTAAATTAGGCAAGGGTGATTTTTTAGTAGCAGAAGCTGACGAAAGCGATGGTTCATTCCTTAAACTTTCACCAACGATTACAATTGTCACAAATATTGACGACGATCACCTCGATTATTATAAAACTTTTGAAAACTTGAAAGAAGCTTTTATTAAGCATATAAACAGCATCCCCTTTTACGGATTTGCCATATTATGCGTTAATGACCCCGTTGTCAAATCAATTTTAAACAGAGTAACAAGAAAGTATTTTACTTACGGCCTTGTTCCCCAGGGAACAAATGTGGACGCTGATTTTACTGCAAAAAATATAAAATTAGGGCCCCAGGGCAGCATTTTTGATGTTTATAGCAACAAAAAATTAGTCGGAAATTTCGCTCTAAACGCTTCCGGCGCGCACAATGTCCAAAATGCGCTCTCTTCAATTTGCTGCGGGCTGGAACTGGGAATATCTATCCAGAAAATAAAAAATGCGCTGAAAGATTTTGGCGGCGTAGGCAGGCGCCTGGAAATAAAGGGAAGAATCGGCCTGGCAGGCGAAAAAGAAGAAATTATATTTATAGATGATTACGGGCATCACCCTACGGAAATACTTGCTACGTTAAAAGCCCTGAAAAACAGTTACCCTTCAAAAAGAGTAGCTGCCATCTTCCAGCCGCATAGATATTCGCGCACAAAAATACTTTATAAAAAGTTTGGAAAAGTATTTGGTAACGCGGATCTTGTCCGGCTGTGCGAAATTTACCCGGCCGGCGAGAAACCCTTACCCGGTGTTTCTGCCAAATTAATTTTAAATGAAGTAAAAAAACACCATAAAAATATTCAACTGTTCAATTTTGACAGTTTTGTTAAAGAAATCAGGCCCGGAGATGTAGTATTGACCCTTGGAGCAGGGGACGTCTGGAAATTAAACGGAAAAATCCAGGAATGCGCAAAAAAGTGA